A genomic stretch from Telopea speciosissima isolate NSW1024214 ecotype Mountain lineage chromosome 7, Tspe_v1, whole genome shotgun sequence includes:
- the LOC122668740 gene encoding oleosin 1-like: MDDRDQPKSLTQKSWESAPSSRQTVKFLTAVTIGTTLSFLSGLTLTGTVIFLVIATPVLVLFSPILVPAGIVILLAATGFLLAGGFGAAALSALIWIYDYVTGKNPPGSDQLDYARFKLAGKARDVKDRAKEYGQYGQQRAKEYGQYGQYGQQKAHEVTVES; this comes from the coding sequence ATGGACGATCGTGATCAACCCAAGTCTCTGACTCAGAAATCATGGGAATCGGCACCAAGTTCACGCCAGACAGTTAAATTCTTGACGGCGGTAACAATCGGAACCACACTATCGTTTTTATCTGGTCTGACTTTAACAGGTACCGTGATATTCCTGGTCATTGCCACACCAGTTCTGGTGTTGTTTAGCCCAATTCTGGTACCGGCGGGGATTGTCATACTACTGGCGGCGACTGGTTTCTTACTCGCCGGAGGTTTTGGTGCAGCGGCGCTGTCGGCTTTGATCTGGATCTACGATTACGTCACTGGGAAAAACCCTCCGGGGTCCGATCAGCTTGATTATGCAAGGTTCAAGCTTGCTGGTAAGGCTAGAGATGTGAAGGACAGGGCCAAGGAGTATGGGCAATATGGGCAACAAAGAGCCAAGGAGTATGGGCAATATGGGCAATATGGCCAACAAAAAGCTCATGAGGTTACTGTAGAATCTTGA